In a genomic window of Flammeovirga agarivorans:
- a CDS encoding response regulator: MGKKVLIVDDSLYMRSIIKDALESEGYDIIGQASNGVEAIDLALDSEPDLITLDNILPDMLGLDILKTLKEEELESKIIMISAVGQQSVVDEGMNLGLDSYLVKPFTPEQLTEAINQIM, translated from the coding sequence ATGGGCAAAAAAGTTTTAATCGTAGATGACTCTTTATATATGCGTTCAATCATAAAAGATGCATTGGAGAGTGAAGGCTATGATATTATTGGTCAGGCGTCTAATGGAGTAGAAGCCATTGACCTCGCTTTAGATTCTGAACCAGACTTAATCACTTTGGATAATATTTTACCAGACATGTTAGGGTTGGATATACTGAAAACACTAAAAGAAGAAGAGCTGGAATCCAAAATAATAATGATTAGTGCTGTAGGCCAACAATCTGTTGTTGACGAAGGAATGAATCTTGGTTTAGATAGTTACTTAGTAAAACCATTTACGCCAGAACAACTAACAGAAGCAATCAATCAAATAATGTAA
- a CDS encoding chemotaxis protein CheW, producing MNLEEPNELPSSNDDKMASAVEMNRIETEQEKKSNIIVFRLGEEEYGLHIDQIKEVVITPRITKVPLTPSYVKGVANIRGNILAIIDLEDKFSLNRTISETSGYTLVVESHEYNMAILVKDVPNTLSVADTDIDYSPSVVADMQGEHDYINGIIKIDDRLIILIDIFKIITKEDLKPVIGA from the coding sequence ATGAATCTGGAAGAACCAAATGAGTTACCATCATCGAATGATGATAAAATGGCTTCTGCTGTTGAAATGAACCGCATAGAAACGGAGCAAGAGAAGAAAAGTAATATTATCGTTTTTAGACTTGGCGAAGAAGAATACGGTTTACATATCGATCAGATCAAAGAAGTTGTAATAACTCCTAGAATAACGAAAGTGCCATTAACTCCATCGTATGTAAAAGGAGTGGCCAACATCAGAGGTAACATTCTAGCCATCATTGATCTAGAAGATAAATTCTCTCTGAATAGAACAATTAGCGAAACTAGTGGATATACTTTAGTAGTAGAAAGCCATGAGTATAATATGGCAATTTTGGTTAAGGATGTACCTAATACCTTATCCGTTGCCGACACAGACATAGACTACTCACCATCGGTAGTAGCAGATATGCAAGGTGAACACGACTATATCAACGGTATCATTAAAATTGATGACCGTCTGATTATATTAATTGATATTTTTAAGATCATCACAAAAGAAGATTTAAAACCTGTAATAGGAGCATAA
- a CDS encoding methyl-accepting chemotaxis protein — MALGDNIKKDRLLSRDDASAGNGRPKKLHQDCDEIKVEVKQLKQKLKALEKTALLVETSLDGKILSCNKQFANTFGYSTSELLKEPLAKLLSPDTPQNFADSIFSIVEKGEVYTGTTKHITKEGKDVWLEVTISPIIDEHKRLEKYIMLGMDVTDLMEREERFADVQSELDSRINIFNTAALVSETDLYGTITFANETFAKLSGFTQEELIGKPHSVVRHPANPKSLFKELWDKVQNGQMFQGTYRNLAKDGSHYWVQATIAPVLGADGKPVKYIGVRFDVTKQMDQEKEMEAVQEVISESTGVLVMDLDENILEANPLITNILGYHSESELIGKSHSDLIPDEPTHQAMDRERKANLNNGKFYKNTFKRIDARGNVKWLEGTYNVVKDYEGNNNKIIVYLQDVTARRLANADNRGKVAAIDNSYMRVEFDLDRHILDCNDLFSEGVGFSKDELIGLDHINLVDEEYGKSQEYADFWNKLRNGEFDKNVYKRKVAGGREVWLQATYNPVRDQDGNIYKIVKICEDVTARRLANSDNRGKIAAIDNSYMRVEFDLNRCILDCNDLFAEGVGFSKDELIGLDHINLVEEKYGKSQEYADFWNKLRAGNFDKNVYKRKVAGGKEIWLQATYNPIKDQEGEVYKIVKICEDVTARRLANSDNRGKIAAIDNSYMRVEFDLNRCILDCNDLFAEGVGFSKDELIGLDHINLVEEKYGKSQEYADFWNKLRNGEFDKNVYKRKVAGGKEIWLQASYNPIKDQEGNVYKIVKICEDVTARRLANADNRGKIAAIDNSYMRVEFDLNRCILDCNDLFSQGVGFSKDELIGLDHINLVEESYGKSQEYADFWNKLRAGNFDKNVYKRKVAGGREVWLQATYNPVKNHEGEVYKIVKICEDVTARRLANADNRGKIAAIDNSYMRVEFDLDRHIIDCNDIFAEEVGFSKEQLIGLDHKNLVGESYGNSKEYEQFWNNLRAGNFDKNVYKRFANGGKEIWLQATYNPVRDQEGNIIKIVKIAENVTDRRLNNSENRAKIKAINEVQAVVEFDLNGNILDCNDLFETTTQYSKNELVGKHHRMLVEDSMANSIEYERFWDKLNQGVNDEGVYRRVRKDGQIMWLQATYNPIFDLNNNAYKVIKYATDITDQVETQRRAEALKNELESRVNAFNSAALMSETDLHGTITFANETFASLSGYTVDELIGKPHNIVRHPSTPKETFKELWATIQSGKVFKVKYRNKKKNGGYYWVDATIAPVLDAEGKPVKFIGIRFDITNQMEQQVEKDGIDAAISKSSGVLEFTMDGEISSANDTVLEMLGYNEGELLGNPHDTLVPVDQDATIRNKELWAKLQKGQYTVDSFKRVTKDGREIWLEGSYNPIQDYDGNYVKVVAYLQDITSRRQQNADNRGKIAAIDASYMRVEFDLKGHILDCNDIFCENTEYSKEELLGSHHSMLVERAYGESAEYKNFWEKLGRGEFDRNVYKRFTKSGKEVWLQATYNPVKDHDGNFYKVVKIAEDVTARRLSNAENRGKINAILKAQASVEFDLNGNILNCNDNFLATTGYRLEEIQGKHHSMFVESSYASSFEYKNFWEKLRQGEFDNGEYKRINKAGEEIWLQATYNPIEDAEGNIFKVVKYATDVTEFKTAYNALSDFLDELAKGNFDAKIDLGNINMDSDIGRMIDNNRSLRDNLKNFIDEINKVVHIAGDQGKLDERLAIEGAQGAWKDLSDAFNNLLESISNPILEFQDLTKNLSQGDLSKRFTGNAQGDIKQMADGLNEALDNLQTLLLEIENMSNTVASSSEQMKDKFDTMDKSTTTVVDAIQGISSGMLEQVARTDESSKLVEDILSAAEDTGNKAHVINRSAESGMESCQNGMQIVKHLVENMNAIENSAGSTSGSIEVLAKRSEEISRALTVITDIASQTNLLALNAAIEAARAGEAGRGFAVVAEEIRKLAEDSRQSAGGIEKVIQDVQKDVGLATKAIDKMEEAVQVGNEATKDASEVFKTILDSSEETLNLSKDVLEATDTQKSSIDSVVQNIEKIVVVSEDTAAGTKNVAGVADEMSGSVREMGETSDELNKVASQLKSGVSKFKLK, encoded by the coding sequence ATGGCACTTGGAGATAACATTAAGAAGGATCGTCTACTTAGTAGAGATGATGCTTCAGCTGGAAATGGCCGTCCAAAAAAACTACATCAAGACTGTGATGAAATTAAAGTTGAAGTGAAACAATTAAAGCAAAAGCTAAAAGCATTAGAAAAAACTGCTTTGCTTGTTGAAACTTCATTAGACGGTAAAATTCTATCATGCAATAAGCAATTCGCAAATACTTTTGGTTACTCAACCTCAGAATTACTTAAAGAACCGTTAGCGAAACTATTATCACCGGATACACCTCAAAATTTTGCTGATAGCATTTTTTCAATTGTTGAAAAAGGTGAAGTATATACCGGAACCACAAAACATATTACCAAAGAAGGTAAAGATGTTTGGTTGGAAGTTACCATCTCTCCAATTATTGATGAACATAAACGCCTAGAAAAGTATATAATGCTTGGCATGGATGTTACTGATTTAATGGAAAGAGAGGAAAGATTTGCAGATGTACAGTCGGAGTTGGATTCCAGAATTAATATCTTCAATACTGCAGCACTAGTTTCTGAAACAGATTTATACGGTACTATCACCTTTGCGAATGAGACATTTGCTAAACTTTCTGGTTTTACACAGGAAGAATTGATAGGAAAACCACATAGTGTTGTAAGACACCCAGCTAATCCAAAATCATTATTTAAAGAATTATGGGATAAAGTACAGAATGGACAAATGTTCCAAGGTACTTATCGCAACTTAGCTAAAGACGGTAGCCACTATTGGGTGCAAGCGACGATTGCACCCGTTTTAGGGGCTGACGGAAAACCAGTAAAATATATCGGGGTTCGTTTTGATGTTACCAAACAAATGGACCAAGAAAAAGAAATGGAAGCTGTTCAGGAAGTGATTTCTGAGTCCACAGGTGTATTGGTAATGGACTTGGATGAAAATATTCTTGAGGCGAACCCATTAATCACAAATATCTTAGGCTATCATTCTGAAAGTGAATTAATAGGGAAATCACATAGTGACTTAATTCCTGATGAACCTACTCATCAGGCAATGGATAGAGAAAGGAAAGCCAATCTAAACAATGGTAAGTTCTACAAAAATACCTTTAAAAGAATAGATGCTAGAGGTAATGTAAAATGGTTGGAAGGTACTTACAATGTTGTAAAAGATTATGAAGGTAATAACAATAAGATCATTGTTTACTTACAAGATGTAACTGCCAGACGTTTAGCCAATGCTGATAATAGAGGTAAAGTAGCTGCGATTGATAATAGTTATATGCGTGTTGAATTTGACCTTGATCGTCATATTCTCGACTGTAATGATTTATTTTCTGAAGGTGTTGGTTTTTCAAAAGACGAACTGATAGGATTAGATCATATCAATTTAGTGGATGAGGAATATGGTAAGTCTCAGGAATATGCTGATTTCTGGAATAAATTAAGAAATGGCGAATTCGATAAGAACGTTTATAAACGTAAAGTAGCAGGCGGTAGAGAGGTTTGGTTACAAGCTACCTATAACCCTGTAAGGGATCAGGATGGTAATATATATAAGATCGTAAAAATCTGTGAGGATGTAACTGCTAGAAGATTAGCCAACTCAGATAATAGAGGTAAAATTGCCGCGATCGACAACAGTTACATGCGAGTAGAGTTTGACTTGAATCGTTGTATTTTAGATTGTAACGATCTATTTGCTGAAGGCGTTGGTTTCTCTAAAGATGAACTGATTGGTTTGGACCATATTAATTTAGTAGAAGAGAAATATGGTAAATCACAAGAATATGCTGATTTTTGGAACAAATTAAGAGCTGGTAATTTTGACAAAAACGTCTACAAACGTAAAGTAGCGGGCGGTAAAGAAATATGGTTACAGGCCACTTATAATCCAATAAAAGACCAAGAAGGTGAAGTTTATAAAATTGTAAAGATCTGTGAGGATGTAACTGCTAGACGATTGGCCAACTCAGATAATAGAGGTAAAATTGCCGCGATCGACAACAGTTACATGCGAGTAGAGTTTGACTTGAATCGTTGTATTTTAGATTGTAACGATCTATTTGCTGAAGGTGTTGGTTTCTCCAAAGATGAGCTGATTGGTTTGGATCATATTAATTTAGTAGAAGAGAAATATGGTAAATCACAAGAATATGCTGATTTCTGGAATAAATTAAGAAATGGCGAATTCGATAAAAACGTCTACAAACGTAAAGTAGCAGGTGGTAAAGAAATATGGTTACAGGCTTCTTACAACCCAATAAAAGATCAAGAAGGCAATGTTTATAAGATTGTAAAGATTTGTGAGGATGTAACTGCTAGACGATTAGCGAATGCTGATAACAGAGGTAAGATTGCTGCAATCGATAATAGCTATATGCGAGTAGAGTTTGACTTGAATCGCTGTATTTTGGATTGTAATGATCTATTCTCACAGGGTGTAGGTTTCTCTAAAGATGAATTGATTGGTTTGGACCATATTAATTTGGTAGAAGAGAGCTATGGCAAATCACAAGAATATGCTGATTTCTGGAATAAGTTAAGAGCAGGTAATTTCGATAAGAACGTTTATAAGCGTAAAGTAGCAGGCGGTAGAGAAGTTTGGTTACAAGCCACCTATAATCCAGTGAAAAACCATGAAGGTGAAGTTTATAAAATTGTAAAGATCTGTGAGGATGTAACCGCTAGACGATTAGCGAACGCTGATAACAGAGGTAAGATTGCTGCAATTGATAATAGTTATATGAGAGTAGAGTTTGACCTTGACCGTCATATAATAGATTGTAATGACATTTTTGCAGAAGAAGTAGGTTTCTCTAAAGAACAGCTTATTGGATTAGATCATAAAAATCTAGTAGGTGAAAGTTACGGTAACTCAAAAGAATACGAACAATTCTGGAATAACTTAAGAGCGGGTAACTTTGATAAGAACGTTTATAAACGATTTGCAAATGGAGGCAAAGAAATTTGGCTTCAAGCAACCTACAATCCGGTAAGGGATCAAGAAGGAAACATTATTAAGATTGTAAAAATTGCAGAGAATGTAACAGATCGTCGTCTTAATAACTCAGAAAATAGAGCGAAAATTAAAGCCATTAATGAGGTACAAGCAGTAGTAGAATTTGACCTTAATGGTAATATTCTAGATTGTAATGATCTGTTTGAAACAACTACTCAATATTCAAAAAATGAATTAGTTGGCAAACACCATAGAATGTTGGTAGAAGATAGCATGGCTAATTCTATCGAATACGAACGCTTCTGGGATAAACTGAATCAAGGTGTAAATGATGAAGGAGTTTACCGAAGAGTTAGAAAAGATGGTCAGATTATGTGGCTTCAAGCTACTTACAATCCAATCTTTGACTTGAACAACAATGCCTATAAGGTAATTAAATATGCTACTGATATTACCGATCAGGTTGAAACACAAAGAAGAGCAGAAGCACTGAAAAATGAGTTGGAATCTAGAGTAAACGCCTTCAACTCAGCAGCCTTAATGTCTGAAACGGATTTACATGGTACAATTACTTTTGCCAATGAAACGTTCGCTTCCTTATCAGGTTATACTGTTGATGAATTGATAGGTAAACCACATAATATTGTAAGGCACCCGTCAACCCCTAAGGAAACATTTAAGGAATTATGGGCGACAATTCAATCAGGTAAGGTATTCAAAGTGAAATACCGAAATAAGAAGAAAAATGGCGGATATTATTGGGTAGATGCTACCATTGCACCAGTGTTGGATGCCGAAGGCAAACCGGTGAAATTTATTGGTATTCGATTCGATATTACCAATCAAATGGAACAACAAGTAGAGAAAGATGGTATTGATGCTGCGATTTCGAAATCATCTGGTGTACTTGAGTTTACAATGGATGGAGAAATATCATCAGCCAATGATACAGTATTAGAGATGCTGGGGTACAATGAAGGTGAACTATTAGGAAATCCTCATGATACTTTAGTTCCGGTTGACCAAGATGCTACGATTAGGAATAAAGAACTCTGGGCGAAGTTACAAAAAGGTCAATATACTGTAGATTCATTCAAGAGGGTAACTAAAGATGGTCGAGAAATATGGCTGGAAGGTTCCTACAACCCAATTCAGGATTATGATGGGAACTATGTGAAAGTAGTAGCCTATTTACAGGATATTACTTCAAGACGTCAACAAAATGCAGATAATAGAGGTAAAATTGCCGCCATTGATGCATCGTATATGCGTGTTGAGTTTGACTTAAAAGGACACATCCTTGATTGTAATGATATTTTCTGTGAAAATACGGAATACAGTAAAGAAGAACTTCTAGGATCGCACCATAGTATGTTGGTAGAACGAGCTTATGGAGAGTCTGCAGAGTATAAAAACTTCTGGGAAAAACTAGGTCGTGGTGAGTTTGATAGAAATGTCTATAAACGATTTACCAAGTCAGGAAAAGAAGTGTGGTTACAAGCTACCTATAACCCTGTAAAAGATCATGATGGTAATTTCTATAAAGTTGTAAAAATTGCCGAGGATGTAACCGCAAGACGATTAAGTAACGCTGAAAACCGAGGTAAAATAAATGCGATTCTTAAAGCCCAAGCATCTGTCGAGTTTGACTTGAATGGTAATATTCTGAATTGTAATGATAATTTCTTAGCTACAACAGGATATCGACTTGAAGAAATACAAGGGAAGCATCACAGTATGTTTGTTGAATCGAGTTATGCTAGCAGCTTCGAGTATAAAAACTTCTGGGAGAAGTTAAGGCAAGGAGAGTTTGATAATGGGGAGTATAAGCGAATCAATAAAGCAGGTGAAGAAATTTGGCTGCAAGCAACATATAACCCAATTGAAGATGCGGAAGGAAACATCTTTAAAGTAGTGAAATACGCTACGGATGTAACAGAGTTTAAAACGGCATATAATGCATTATCTGATTTCCTAGATGAGTTAGCCAAGGGTAATTTTGATGCCAAGATTGATTTAGGAAATATCAATATGGACTCAGATATCGGTAGAATGATTGATAATAACCGATCACTTAGAGATAACCTGAAAAACTTTATTGATGAAATTAATAAGGTAGTACATATCGCCGGAGATCAAGGTAAGCTGGATGAACGTTTGGCGATTGAAGGAGCTCAAGGAGCATGGAAAGATTTATCAGATGCATTTAATAACCTATTGGAATCCATCTCCAATCCAATTCTTGAATTCCAGGACTTAACGAAAAACCTATCTCAAGGGGATTTATCGAAACGATTTACTGGAAATGCACAAGGGGATATCAAGCAAATGGCTGATGGTCTAAATGAAGCCTTAGATAATTTACAGACCTTACTATTAGAGATTGAAAACATGTCCAATACGGTAGCGAGTTCATCAGAACAGATGAAAGACAAGTTCGATACGATGGACAAGTCAACAACTACAGTGGTTGATGCGATTCAAGGAATTTCATCAGGTATGTTGGAACAGGTAGCAAGAACGGATGAATCTTCGAAATTGGTTGAAGATATCTTATCAGCCGCAGAAGATACAGGTAATAAAGCACATGTCATTAACCGATCAGCTGAATCTGGTATGGAATCCTGTCAGAACGGTATGCAAATCGTGAAGCACTTGGTAGAAAACATGAATGCGATAGAAAACTCAGCAGGATCTACATCAGGATCGATTGAGGTATTAGCCAAACGATCTGAAGAAATTTCTAGAGCACTGACAGTAATTACTGATATCGCATCCCAAACGAACCTACTAGCCCTAAACGCAGCAATTGAGGCCGCAAGAGCAGGTGAAGCCGGTAGAGGTTTCGCAGTAGTAGCGGAAGAGATTCGTAAGCTTGCTGAAGATTCAAGACAATCGGCCGGTGGTATTGAGAAGGTAATTCAAGATGTTCAAAAAGACGTTGGATTAGCCACTAAAGCCATTGATAAAATGGAAGAAGCGGTACAAGTCGGTAATGAAGCAACGAAAGATGCATCAGAGGTATTCAAAACTATTTTGGATTCTTCTGAAGAAACTCTGAATCTATCGAAAGACGTATTAGAGGCAACAGATACTCAGAAATCATCTATTGATTCCGTTGTTCAGAACATTGAAAAAATTGTTGTCGTTTCTGAAGATACTGCAGCTGGAACCAAAAACGTGGCAGGGGTTGCAGATGAAATGTCTGGTTCAGTAAGAGAAATGGGTGAAACATCCGACGAGCTGAATAAAGTGGCATCTCAACTGAAATCAGGTGTAAGTAAATTCAAGTTGAAATAA